From Toxorhynchites rutilus septentrionalis strain SRP chromosome 2, ASM2978413v1, whole genome shotgun sequence, a single genomic window includes:
- the LOC129768936 gene encoding mitochondrial uncoupling protein Bmcp, whose amino-acid sequence MGEIRDWRPFVYGGVASITAEFGTFPIDTTKTRLQVQGQKIDQSFAELKYRGMTDAFIKISKQEGVKALYSGIWPAVLRQATYGTIKFGTYYTLKKIASERGWLLNKTGSESLWCNGGCAIVAGVVSSAIANPTDVLKVRMQVHGKGTNNVGLVRCFKEIYVHEGVRGLWRGVGPTAQRAAVIAAVELPVYDLCKLHLMETFGDQVTNHFISSFVASLGSAVASTPIDVIRTRLMNQRRIQLQVHNLGPGGGGGGGGGGVGTATAVVPSGHKIYTGSLDCAIQTVRNEGFRALYKGFIPTWVRMGPWNIIFFITYEQLKQLY is encoded by the exons ATGGGAGAAATTCGCGACTGGCGTCCGTTTGTTTACGGTGGAGTGGCTTCGATTACGGCAGAATTTG GCACCTTCCCTATCGACACAACGAAGACGCGGCTCCAAGTTCAAGGTCagaaaattgatcaatctttcGCGGAGCTGAAGTACCGAGGCATGACGGATGCATTTATTAAAATCTCCAAACAGGAGGGTGTGAAGGCACTCTACTCTGG CATTTGGCCCGCGGTTTTGCGTCAGGCTACTTACGGGACGATTAAATTCGGAACTTATTATACGCTTAAAAAGATCGCCAGCGAGAGGGGTTGGTTGCTGAACAAGACCGGCAGTGAAAGTCTCTGGTGTAACGGAGGTTGTGCAATAGTGGCTGGAGTCGTTTCCAGTGCCATCGCGAATCCCACCGACGTGCTCAAGGTGCGGATGCAGGTTCACGGGAAGGGAACCAACAATGTGGGTCTGGTGAGGTGCTTCAAGGAAATTTACGTGCACGAAGGTGTGCGGGGGTTGTGGAGG gggGTTGGGCCAACGGCCCAACGAGCGGCTGTGATAGCGGCGGTAGAACTGCCAGTGTACGATTTATGTAAGTTGCACTTGATGGAAACCTTCGGAGATCAAGTGACGAATCACTTCAT ATCCAGTTTTGTTGCGAGCTTGGGAAGTGCTGTTGCTTCGACTCCTATCGACGTGATACGA ACTCGCTTGATGAATCAGCGGCGCATCCAGCTACAGGTACACAACCTAGGACCTGGTGGCGGTGGCGGTGGCGGTGGTGGTGGAGTGGGAACTGCAACAGCCGTTGTGCCTTCGGGGCACAAAATTTACACCGGTAGTTTGGACTGCGCGATCCAAACGGTCCGAAATGAAGGTTTCCGAGCGTTGTACAAAGGATTTATTCCGACCTGGGTCCGAATGGGACCGTGGaacattatatttttcataactTATGAACAGCTGAAGCAGCTATACTAG